Proteins encoded by one window of Vigna radiata var. radiata cultivar VC1973A chromosome 5, Vradiata_ver6, whole genome shotgun sequence:
- the LOC106762380 gene encoding uncharacterized protein At1g04910, with translation MKKTKNPTLRERRGPMQQKRRTVPLGMLRRFLAASIFSIVVTSFFFVHVHVSPSPTHHNFSDKIPSFYDPLSWTRELVPPYLFKTPFSVPKLKDSRKESDYEKLWKPPPNHGFIPCTKPTPNYTTPTRSRGYLSVHTNGGLNQMRSGICDMVAIARIINATLVLPELDKKSFWHDTSNFSDIFDDEWFISSLANDIKIIKKLPKELVKATKIVMQFKSWSGMDYYENEIAGLWDSFNIIRASKSDSRLANNNLPPDIQKLRCRACYEALRFSPRIEKMGKTLVDRMRSFGPYIALHLRYEKDMLAFSGCTHELSKVESQELRFIRENTTYWKRKYINPIEERSKGFCPLTPKEVGIFLTALGYPSKTPIYIAAGEIYGGEFHMADLRSRYPLLMSKEKLVSMEELEPFSSHGSQMAALDYIVSVESDVFVHSYPGNMAKAVEGHRRFLGRGRTISPDRKALVRLFDKLENGSMTEGKTLSNKIIDLHRRRLGFIRKRKGPVSGTKGLDRFRSEETFYANPLPGCLCRTESLSVNASRYR, from the exons atgaagaagacgaagaaccCCACACTCCGAG AGAGAAGAGGACCAATGCAGCAGAAGCGTCGGACGGTTCCACTGGGTATGCTCAGAAGGTTTCTCGCCGCCTCAATATTCTCCATAGTTGTcacttctttcttctttgttcaCGTTCACGTTTCTCCTTCGCCCACTCATCACAACTTCAGTGACAAGATCCCCTCG TTTTATGACCCGCTTAGCTGGACTCGAGAACTCGTTCCGCCCTATCTATTCAAGACTCCGTTCTCTGTTCCCAAG TTGAAGGATTCAAGAAAGGAGTCAGACTACGAGAAATTGTGGAAGCCTCCACCAAATCATGGGTTTATACCCTGCACgaagcctactcctaattacacAA CTCCGACAAGGTCACGGGGTTACCTTTCAGTTCATACAAATGGAGGGCTAAACCAAATGCGTTCTGGG ATATGTGACATGGTAGCCATAGCTCGTATCATAAATGCTACTCTTGTGCTTCCAGAACttgataaaaaatcattttggcATGATACTAG CAATTTCTCTGATATCTTCGATGATGAGTGGTTTATTAGTTCTCTAGCTAATGATATAAAGATCATTAAGAAGCTTCCGAAGGAACTGGTTAAAGCAACCAAAATCGTCATGCAATTCAAAAGTTGGTCTGGTATGGATTACTATGAGAATGAGATTGCTGGCTTGTGGGATAGTTTCAAT ATAATTCGAGCTTCAAAATCTGATTCTCGGTTAGCAAATAACAATCTACCTCCAGATATTCAGAAGCTTCGCTGCCGTGCTTGTTATGAAGCTCTTCGTTTCTCTCCTCGTATTGAAAAAATGGGAAAa ACATTGGTGGATAGGATGAGGTCATTCGGTCCCTATATTGCATTGCATTTACGTTATGAGAAGGACATGCTTGCATTTAGTGGGTGCACACATGAATTATCTAAAGTTGAATCTCAAGAGCTACGGTTTATCAG AGAGAATACTACttattggaaaagaaaatacattaaTCCCATAGAAGAGAGGTCCAAAGGGTTTTGCCCCTTAACTCCAAAGGAAGTTGGAATCTTTCTCACTGCTCTTGGATACCCATCAAAGACTCCAATATATATTGCTGCTGGGGAGATATATGGGGGTGAGTTCCATATGGCTGACCTGCGATCCCGCTATCCACTGTTAATGAGCAAG GAAAAGTTGGTATCCATGGAGGAGCTTGAACCCTTTTCTAGTCATGGGTCTCAAATGGCTGCTCTGGACTATATTGTATCAGTTGAAAGCGATGTGTTTGTACATTCTTACCCTGGAAACATGGCGAAGGCCGTTGAAGGCCATCGTCGATTTCTCGGGAGAGGAAGAACAATATCTCCTGACAG GAAAGCGCTTGTTCGTTTGTTTGATAAACTGGAAAATGGATCAATGACCGAGGGGAAAACACTGTCTAATAAAATTATCGATCTCCACAGAAGACG GCTTGGCTTcatcagaaagagaaaaggaccCGTTTCTGGAACAAAGGGCTTGGACAGGTTTCGTTCAGAAGAAACATTTTATGCAAACCCTTTACCAGGTTGTTTATGTCGGACAGAATCACTCTCTGTAAACGCTTCTCGGTATAGGTAG
- the LOC106761541 gene encoding uncharacterized serine-rich protein C215.13 yields MQTSSKRPFSGNSHELSRKVKHTTLTLPTFFFLLSPSFISFSLYIYQPFLNTPSKMATLPRPPSKDKDIIGRFMLHARCKKHPKHRQSPGVCSLCLRDKLSQLSSDSPSSSSSRKTNSISSSPSSSVSSYSSSPSSSASPTALPFPFSNEPRTASIFLFTAKHAGFLKSKSMTVLSTRRRRRRNEGEAYDDPGMNKTGKKSGFWSKLLHPKSKRMEEIKSTNLVHTTSLIQTLA; encoded by the coding sequence ATGCAAACATCGTCAAAAAGACCATTTTCAGGAAACAGCCATGAACTATCACGGAAAGTGAAACACACCACCCTCACTCTCccaactttcttctttctcctttctccttccttcatctcattctctctatatatatatcaacCATTTCTCAACACTCCATCAAAAATGGCAACTCTTCCAAGACCACCCTCCAAAGACAAGGACATCATTGGCAGATTCATGCTCCATGCTCGTTGCAAGAAGCACCCCAAACATCGTCAATCACCTGGCGTATGTTCTCTTTGTCTCAGAGACAAGCTTTCTCAACTTTCCTCCGACtcaccttcttcctcttcttctcgcAAAACAAACTCTATTTCTTCATCTCCTTCATCTTCCGTTTCCTCCTATTCCTCTTCTCCCTCTTCTTCTGCCTCTCCCACAGcccttccttttcctttctccAATGAACCAAGGACCGCCTCCATCTTTCTCTTCACCGCCAAGCACGCTGGATTCCTCAAAAGCAAGTCAATGACCGTTCTTTCCAccaggagaaggagaagaagaaacgAAGGTGAAGCTTATGATGATCCTGGTATGAATAAGACTGGCAAGAAAAGTGGCTTCTGGTCCAAGTTGCTTCATCCCAAAAGCAAGAGAATGGAAGAGATCAAAAGCACTAATCTGGTTCATACTACGTCTCTAATACAAACACTGGCATAG
- the LOC106761078 gene encoding 39S ribosomal protein L41-A, mitochondrial, whose protein sequence is MPLGLIIGIGRAYRRKRPSSLDILSSKRAPRGYYKGKNCKPTGFHTRKGGYVLMQEKLPNYVVPDLTDFKLKPYVSQCPIEVKTSEASQPAK, encoded by the exons atgCCTCTAGGGCTCATTATAGGAATAGGAAGGGCATATCGAAGAAAGCGACCTTCTTCACTTGACATTCTATCATCAAAACGTGCTCCTCGTGGTTATTACAAGGGCAAGAATTGCAAGCCTACTGGTTTCCACACCCGCAAAG GTGGGTATGTATTGATGCAAGAAAAATTGCCAAATTATGTAGTTCCTGATTTGACTGATTTCAAG ctcAAACCATATGTATCTCAGTGCCCTATTGAAGTCAAAACTTCTGAAGCTTCCCAACCGGCTAAATAA
- the LOC106759993 gene encoding queuine tRNA-ribosyltransferase catalytic subunit 1 isoform X1, which yields MIRGMSLQAPITWCLCFKPKPKTNTTNMLPRLHSRTRSRQGYITTVTNAMALVFEVLGRFNRARAARLTLPHHVCQTPLFMPVGTQGTIKGLTNSQLEDIGCQIILGNTYHLALRPTSELLDEVGGLHNFMNWQRGLLTDSGGFQMVSLLHLADITEKGVTFQSPVDGKPMLLTPEESIQIQNRIGADIIMALDDVVKTTITGPRVEEAMYRTLRWIDRCIAAHKRPHDQNLFGIVQGGLDPILRDICAKGLVDRNLPGYAIGGLSGGEDKNSFWRVVAQCTAALPEDKPRYVMGVGYPLDIVVCSALGADMYDCVYPTRTARFGTALIPEGVLKLKHKAMAEDTRPIDPACPCMVCKNYTRAYIHCLVTKDAMGSQLLSYHNLYYMLQLSRNLHFSIVEGRFPEFVCDFLHKMFPKGDVPEWVCDAMEVAGIDISSCCAPFSSCEESVSTEEVILAG from the exons ATGATTCGAGGGATGAGTCTTCAGGCTCCCATCACTTGGTGTTTGTGTttcaaaccaaaaccaaaaacaaacactACAAATATGCTGCCACGGCTACACTCTCGCACTCGCAGCCGCCAAG GATATATTACAACCGTTACAAACGCGATGGCGCTTGTTTTTGAG gtTCTTGGCAGATTCAACCGTGCTCGCGCTGCTCGGTTGACACTCCCTCATCATGTGTGCCAAACTCCTTTGTTTATGCCTGTGGGCACACAAG GAACAATAAAGGGATTGACAAATAGTCAGCTTGAGGATATAGGTTGCCAAATAATACTTGGAAATACTTATCACTTGGCCCTTCGACCTACTTCTGAGCTTCTTGATGAAGTTGGCGGCCttcataattttatgaattgGCAAAGGGGTCTGCTTACAGATTCTGGTGGCTTTCAAATG GTTTCACTGTTGCATCTTGCTGACATCACAGAAAAAGGTGTGACATTTCAg TCACCGGTTGATGGAAAGCCAATGCTTCTAACACCAGAGGAATCAATTCAAATCCAA AACAGAATTGGAGCAGATATCATTATGGCTCTTGATGATGTTGTAAAGACCACCATTACTGGTCCACGAGTTGAGGAAGCTATGTATCGAACACTTAGATGGATAGACAGATGTATAGCAG CTCACAAGAGACCTCATGATCAAAACTTATTTGGTATTGTTCAAGGTGGTTTAGATCCTATATTGAG GGATATCTGTGCTAAAGGTTTGGTGGACCGCAATTTGCCTGG CTATGCTATTGGTGGTCTTTCAGGCGGTGaagataaaaattcattttggcGAGTTGTTGCTCAGTGCACTGCCGCTTTGCCAGAGGATAAACCACGATATGTTATG GGAGTTGGTTATCCTCTTGATATTGTTGTTTGTAGTGCTTTGGGTGCTGATATGTATGACTGCGTGTATCCCACCCGTACAGCACGCTTTGGCACTGCTCTCATTCCCGAG GGagtattgaaattaaaacacaaagCAATGGCTGAAGACACCCGTCCAATTGATCCCGCTTGCCCTTGTATG GTTTGCAAGAACTATACCAGGGCTTACATCCATTGCCTTGTGACAAAAGATGCAATGGGATCTCAGCTTTTGTCGTATCATAATTTATACTACATGCTGCAG CTCAGTAGGAATCTACACTTTTCAATAGTTGAAGGAAGGTTCCCAGA GTTTGTATGTGACTTTCTACACAAAATG TTTCCGAAAGGTGATGTTCCTGAATGGGTCTGCGATGCTATGGAGGTGGCTGGAATAGACATTTCTTCCTGCTGTGCTCCATTTTCATCATGCGAAGAATCTGTTTCTACCGAAGAAGTTATTTTAGCGGGGTAA
- the LOC106759993 gene encoding queuine tRNA-ribosyltransferase catalytic subunit 1 isoform X2, translated as MALVFEVLGRFNRARAARLTLPHHVCQTPLFMPVGTQGTIKGLTNSQLEDIGCQIILGNTYHLALRPTSELLDEVGGLHNFMNWQRGLLTDSGGFQMVSLLHLADITEKGVTFQSPVDGKPMLLTPEESIQIQNRIGADIIMALDDVVKTTITGPRVEEAMYRTLRWIDRCIAAHKRPHDQNLFGIVQGGLDPILRDICAKGLVDRNLPGYAIGGLSGGEDKNSFWRVVAQCTAALPEDKPRYVMGVGYPLDIVVCSALGADMYDCVYPTRTARFGTALIPEGVLKLKHKAMAEDTRPIDPACPCMVCKNYTRAYIHCLVTKDAMGSQLLSYHNLYYMLQLSRNLHFSIVEGRFPEFVCDFLHKMFPKGDVPEWVCDAMEVAGIDISSCCAPFSSCEESVSTEEVILAG; from the exons ATGGCGCTTGTTTTTGAG gtTCTTGGCAGATTCAACCGTGCTCGCGCTGCTCGGTTGACACTCCCTCATCATGTGTGCCAAACTCCTTTGTTTATGCCTGTGGGCACACAAG GAACAATAAAGGGATTGACAAATAGTCAGCTTGAGGATATAGGTTGCCAAATAATACTTGGAAATACTTATCACTTGGCCCTTCGACCTACTTCTGAGCTTCTTGATGAAGTTGGCGGCCttcataattttatgaattgGCAAAGGGGTCTGCTTACAGATTCTGGTGGCTTTCAAATG GTTTCACTGTTGCATCTTGCTGACATCACAGAAAAAGGTGTGACATTTCAg TCACCGGTTGATGGAAAGCCAATGCTTCTAACACCAGAGGAATCAATTCAAATCCAA AACAGAATTGGAGCAGATATCATTATGGCTCTTGATGATGTTGTAAAGACCACCATTACTGGTCCACGAGTTGAGGAAGCTATGTATCGAACACTTAGATGGATAGACAGATGTATAGCAG CTCACAAGAGACCTCATGATCAAAACTTATTTGGTATTGTTCAAGGTGGTTTAGATCCTATATTGAG GGATATCTGTGCTAAAGGTTTGGTGGACCGCAATTTGCCTGG CTATGCTATTGGTGGTCTTTCAGGCGGTGaagataaaaattcattttggcGAGTTGTTGCTCAGTGCACTGCCGCTTTGCCAGAGGATAAACCACGATATGTTATG GGAGTTGGTTATCCTCTTGATATTGTTGTTTGTAGTGCTTTGGGTGCTGATATGTATGACTGCGTGTATCCCACCCGTACAGCACGCTTTGGCACTGCTCTCATTCCCGAG GGagtattgaaattaaaacacaaagCAATGGCTGAAGACACCCGTCCAATTGATCCCGCTTGCCCTTGTATG GTTTGCAAGAACTATACCAGGGCTTACATCCATTGCCTTGTGACAAAAGATGCAATGGGATCTCAGCTTTTGTCGTATCATAATTTATACTACATGCTGCAG CTCAGTAGGAATCTACACTTTTCAATAGTTGAAGGAAGGTTCCCAGA GTTTGTATGTGACTTTCTACACAAAATG TTTCCGAAAGGTGATGTTCCTGAATGGGTCTGCGATGCTATGGAGGTGGCTGGAATAGACATTTCTTCCTGCTGTGCTCCATTTTCATCATGCGAAGAATCTGTTTCTACCGAAGAAGTTATTTTAGCGGGGTAA